One segment of Castanea sativa cultivar Marrone di Chiusa Pesio chromosome 3, ASM4071231v1 DNA contains the following:
- the LOC142628477 gene encoding uncharacterized protein LOC142628477, giving the protein MIIWAAYLIADWPASFAVGLIFDSEEKYTASGAINNTVSYLVTTNHGIFSTVSSRIRDDTGLLLMWTPFLLLRLQILTTCFVFYQSLHLNNLWIPTIFLLLAGTIKYVEPIAALYLASSDGLAFSVFRRPDPGPNYERLMSAYTHYKANSLPIKIEYVNDVESETAGEKSSETVGRFDSHHLVQRAHEFAYMYKGLIVDHMFSSHEHIGSRESFRKRSALDALKLLEIQLNYFYGLLHTKVLVATSSMGIDLCFRPDMVTLLLWFFSDWAVAYLENFDKDSLRFKIINKLLFPKEQPQSKIPSPEKPWRIKKVISRRWSENLLQFNFLNYCYQRRSRSRTRIKTISDIISNSNRDKLLEKSYFVDDAEEAKRISSARGEWILGNGDFDYSISSKGHMAIKFWNKTDPHICDGFDASEFSKRLSDYMFYLLYQQQGMMSEVSGISKLGFKDTCSEASRFSSEYGGQDLGQDCKNILEVNTSVKPVHVKGDRSKSVLFDACVLAKEIEKLSPDIKWKVTSMGGIVVMRCES; this is encoded by the exons ATGATCATCTGGGCAGCTTACCTGATTGCAGACTGGCCTGCTAGCTTTGCAGTTGGACTAATCTTTGACAGTGAAGAGAAATATACTGCCTCTGGTGCCATCAATAATACTGTTAGTTATCTTGTGACGACGAACCATGGTATCTTTAGTACTGTCAGTTCCAGGATCAGGGATGATACTGGTCTTCTGCTGATGTGGACACCTTTTCTATTGTTACGG CTCCAAATCCTCACCACTTGTTTTGTGTTTTATCAATCATTACATCTAAACAACCTATGGATCCCCACAATATTTCTCCTCCTTGCTGGAACAATCAAGTATGTGGAGCCAATAGCTGCATTGTATCTTGCAAGTTCGGATGGTCTTGCATTCTCTGTTTTTAGAAGACCTGACCCTGGGCCTAACTATGAGAGATTGATGAGTGCATACACACACTATAAAGCAAACAGTCTTCCTATTAAAATCGAGTATGTCAACGACGTAGAGTCCGAGACTGCAGGTGAAAAAAGTTCAGAAACTGTTGGCAGATTTGATTCTCATCATCTGGTGCAGCGTGCTCATGAATTCGCGTATATGTACAAGGGGCTTATAGTCGATCACATGTTCAGCTCCCATGAGCATATAGGGAGTCGAGAATCCTTCCGTAAACGAAGTGCATTAGATGCATTGAAACTATTAGAGATCCAGCTCAACTACTTTTATGGTCTTCTCCATACCAAGGTGCTGGTGGCAACCTCCTCGATGGGAATAGACTTG TGTTTTAGGCCTGATATGGTAACTCTCCTCTTATGGTTTTTCTCTGATTGGGCTGTGGCttatcttgaaaattttgacaaagATTCCCTCCGATTCAAAATCATCAACAAACTCCTCTTTCCCAAGGAGCAACCCCAATCCAAAATCCCCTCGCCTGAGAAACCATGGAGAATAAAGAAAGTGATTTCTAGAAGGTGGTCTGAAAATCTCTTGCAATTCAACTTCCTAAATTATTGTTATCAACGAAGGTCTCGAAGCAGAACCAGAATAAAAACCATCAGCGACATCATCAGCAACTCTAACCGTGACAAA CTGTTAGAGAAATCCTACTTTGTGGATGATGCTGAAGAAGCCAAGAGAATAAGTTCAGCTAGAGGTGAATGGATTCTTGGGAATGGTGACTTCGATTACAGTATCTCAAGTAAG GGCCACATGGCTATTAAATTCTGGAATAAAACTGATCCACACATTTGTGACGGTTTTGATGCTAGTGAATTCAGCAAGCGCCTCTCAGATTACATGTTTTATCTACTATATCAGCAACAAGGTATGATGTCCGAAGTGTCAGGAATTTCAAAACTAGGTTTCAAGGACACCTGCTCTGAAGCATCGCGGTTCTCTAGTGAATATGGAGGACAAGATCTGGGACAAGACTGTAAAAATATTCTTGAGGTGAACACATCTGTCAAACCTGTTCATGTGAAGGGGGATCGATCTAAGTCTGTACTGTTTGATGCATGCGTGTTGGCAAAAGAGATTGAGAAATTGAGCCCAGACATTAAATGGAAGGTAACAAGTATGGGTGGAATTGTTGTCATGCGCTGCGAGTCGTAG